A stretch of DNA from Brevibacillus ruminantium:
TTGAAGCTTCCTGTCATCAGGCGATATTGGATGATTTCCATGTTAATCGGCTTGCCTCTGGTTGCACTGATCCCGCTTGCGTACTTCGGGAAGGTGCCGTTCTCAGGAACGAGAGACATTGTCCACCTGGTTCTGGTACAGTGGAGCGGACTTGCGTTATTTGTGTTTTACATCACCTCGATTCTACTGATGACGAGAAGAGAGGATCTGAAGAAGAAACTGAGCTTTTTTGCACCGGTAGGACGGATGGCGTTAACCAATTACATGGCACAAACTTTAGTTTGCGTCTCGCTTGTCAGGGTGTTTGATCTGTACGGACAAACTCCGCTCTGGGTTGGCTTCGTTCTTTGTCTGCTCATCCTGCCACTGCAAGCAGCAGGAAGTCGCTGGTGGCTGACCCGCTATCACTACGGTCCACTGGAGTGGGTATGGCGCTGTTTGACATACGGTGCTGTTCAGTCCTGGAAAAAGTGCGAAGCTGTAAATAGGAGGATCTTATGAAAACGGGTACTATGATGACGATTCTCGTCGTAACCATCCTGACCACAGGTTACTGGATGTTGTGGAAGTGGCTGCAGTCCAAATAGTTCCACTTCCATTGTTTTCTATTGGCCAATTTCTTTCCGAATAGGTAGGATGGGGATGGATGATCACAAACACCACAAAGAAGCTGCCGATTATTCGGAAAGTTAGTTTTCGATAGGGAGAAAGGTTTGAAGAACATAAATGGCCCAAAAAGAGCGAATTGCTGAGCTGGATTATCTCCGCTCCTTTGCGTTTTTAGCTGTCGTGTATCAGCATGTAATCGGCATCTATATACGCAAACCGGGGGTGAGTGAAGAGACATCCTTTTTATTTGGCATGTTATTTCATTTAATGAAATTTGCCGTCCCGGCTTTTGTGTTTGTCACCGGGCTGGTGCTGTTTTATAATTACTATGAACGTCTGGCATATCCGCGTTTTATCCAAAAGCGGTTTACCGAGATCATCATTCCCTATCTGATTTGGTCACTTGTCTATATGGTATGGCATCACGATCTGACAGGGTGGAACCTGCATACCTTCATGCTTGTGTTGAAAAAATGGCTGACCGGAACCAGTTCCTATCACTTGTGGTTTGTGGTCATGATTTTTCAATTTTATTTGCTGTATCCTGTCTATCGTCAGCTCTTTCGCTGGGCGATTCAATTCTTTCGCGGCAAGGTCGGCAGATGGGGCATCATCGGTGCGGCTGCACTTGCCTATACGGCGTTGATGTGGTTTTCAGCCAGGTATCTTCCCGCTAACGCTTTTCGCTTTGAGATCAGTTGGTTGGATGCCTATCTGATCAAATTTCGCGACCGCAATTTTCTGTATTACTCCTTCTATTTTTTGATGGGGGGGCTTGCAGCATTTGCGTTGCCAAAGTTCCGCGTTTTATTGCAGAGGAGCTGGCTGTCCCTTTTTACAGCATTTGGCATTATGTATGGCTATATCGGATATGAACTGGTAAAATATTCTGGAGGATTGCCAGTCAATCTGAATGTTGCGACGACACTAAAGCCATCCATGTTTTTCTATACCGTGATTCAGCTCCTGATTCTCTATCTGCTTGTCCTTTGGGTAAACACATCCAAAGCGCATTGGAAGAAAGCACTTTCGCTTCTCGGTCATTATTCGTACGGGGCGTACCTGATCCATGCACTGGTTCTGACGTATGTCATGAAGCTGTTGAATAAATGGGAGTGGACCAGCAATGGGCTGGGAGGGAGTTTGCTTGCCTTTGTCCTCTGTTCCCTGCTCTCCTTTTTAGGGTCCTATCTGCTCGCCAAATTACCGTTCGGGTCCTGGCTGGTGGGGGCAGCGGAGAAAAAGACAAAAAGCTCGCCCGTACGATCCCCGAGGGAAAAGGAAAGGCAAGCGATATAAAACAAGCCAACAAACAAACCAAAACGAGCGTAGAACGGCTTCCCACAACTCATGATGTAGGAAGTCGTTTTTTCTTTATTCATTAAGACAAAAAGACTGCGCTAAAACAGAAGGTAATTCCGGTTGAACGACAAAAAAGGAGTGGAAAAAAGAGTTGATCTCCGCTTATTTACAGTTGGCATTATCCATGGCGTTTGTTGGCATCAATATCTCTATCGGCAAAGAGATCGTGGAGCATGTGCCGGTATTCTTGTTTTCAGAATTCCGTTTTATTCTCGCTTCCCTTATCCTTCTTCCTTTACTGGCAATGCGTGGAGAGTGGAAAAGCTCATGGGAAAAGAGCGAGGGTAAGACGTTGTTCTGGCAATCCTTTTTTGGTGTATTTTTATTCAGTATTTGTATGCTTTACGGTGTTCAGTGGACAACAGCCACTTCGGCCGGGATTATCACCAGTACGGTCCCAGCCTGCATCGCACTTTTTTCCTATTTGCTGTTGCGGGAAAAGATCCGCTCTCATCAATGGGTTTCGATTCTTCTCTCCGTGGTCGGGATCAGCATGATTACCTTCGTCGGAGGGGGAGCAAATCTGGAGATGGCCGCCATGTTTGGCAATCTTCTCGTTTTCCTGGCGGTGATCTCAGAAGCGCTGTTTACGATTTTTGCCAAGCGATTGTCTGGCCGGATCACCCCTTTTCAAATGACAGCAGCTATCAATACGATCAGCCTGGTTCTGTTTCTTCCTTTTGCCATTGCTGATTTTGTAAAAACGGATCTTTCAGCTGTCCCGCTCAAAATCTGGCTTTTAATGATCTATTACGCGGTTACTGCCAGTGTGCTTTCCTTTGTACTCTGGTATCGGGGAGTCGCCAAAGTAGCTGCTTCCACAGCCGGTCTGTTTACCGGTTTTATGCCGATCAGTGCAGCACTCGTTTCCATTCTGTTTTTGGGAGAACATTTTACCTGGGCTCATGGAGTCGGTATGCTGTTTGTGCTGGCAGCAATTGTGGCGGGCACCAGAAGCAGAATGGCGCAGCCGGTTATCGATCACGCGGAAAACGGATGATGGGGATCGCGGTTGGTTTTACGCGGGCAAACGGAGAATGAATGTATCAAAAAAAGCGTTTTGGCACAGAGCCAGAACGCTTTTTTCATTGACTACGCTTGCAGATCAAGAGCCCCTTGGTAGATCAGGGAGAACAACTCTTCGATATTTTCTTCTTCAATACAGGAGAACGCGATGCGCAAGTCTGTTTTGCCCAAGGCAATAGTACCGACGCCGTATTTCTCCAGCAAATGGAGGCGAAGTGCTTCCGCATCTACATGCTTCAGCTTCAGGCACATAAAGTATCCGGAGTTGAACGGATAATAGCCCCATACCTCATCGAACTTACCGCTGTCCAGCAAATCCTTGACCCGGTTGGCGCGGCGTTTCATGATCTCGAACTTTTCTTGCTTTTCCTGGTGGAATGTTGGAGATTTGAGCGCCTCCAGGATGAAGGTTTGCGAAGGATGCGGACCGCTGGAGATGGTAGAGCGAATAATTCCGAGCGTTTTTTGTTCCAGCGCTGAAAGCAGTGCATCACTCGAGCCGCCATAGGTGATGAATCCAACCCGGAATCCCCATACATACTCTTCTTTGGTCGCGCCATCCACTTTTACCGGCAGAATGCGCGGATGTAGGTTACAAAGTGCCCCGAACAGGGATTCTTTGAGGGAATCTTCGAAGAACAAGCTAAAATAAGCGTCATCGGTTACCGCAACGATATTGATACCGGCTTCGGCACCAGCAGTCAGCGCTTCAATAATACGCTGTGCTTCTTCTGCACCAGGCGTGTAGCCCGTCGGGTTGTTGGGGAAGTTGAGCACGACGATCGCTTTGCCTTTTTCTTTTTGCGCCAAAATCGCCTCGCGCAAGCCATCCGCATTAAACTTCATATTTTCGTTGTACAGCGGGTAGTATACCATTTCCGCTCCACGGCGAACGGAGAAAGTCAGCTCGTAGTTTTCCCAGTTTTTATCCGGGATAATGACGGCGTCGCCAGGTTCTGCGAACAGATCGGAAACAATGCTGAGCCCGTGAGTCAGGGCATTGGTGACAATCGGGTTGCTGAAAGATTTATCCTCCAAGGACGGGTGTTCCTCCAGCATTTTTTTTCGCCAGGCTGCGCGAAGCTCCGGTTTACCTGCAGGCGGTGCGTATTCGTACAAATCTTTGGGCGCATAAGCGGACAAGTTGTCTTGAATGACCTTCAAATGCATAGGCTGCCCGTTTTCCATGGCGATGCCGATGGTCGCATTAAACTTGTTTGCTTTCGCTTTCGCTTCAGCTGATTGGCTGAGGATACCTTCTTTCGGGAAATACATCAATTTTCCCAAATCAGAGATCATGTCGTAGAAATGCGGGTTTTCGCGTTGGATGGTTTCGTTCAACTGCGATGCAAGTGGATGCATGGTTTCCTCCCTCTATCTCCATCAAGTTCATGTTTACCATTTACGATAGCGCATATAAGTGGATTTGTCGATGAAAAAACAGGGGTTCACAAAAGCTGTTTGACGAATGTAAAAGGCTTTGTTACGTTGAAATCACAACGAAGCTGATCAGGGGAGGAATAAAAGATGGCAGAACGGATCATTGTGCAACTGGGAGACCCGATTCTTCGGGAAAAATCGAAGCCCATCAAGACTATCACTCAAAATGTCTATAAAGTGCTGAATGACATGGCAGAAACGATCTATGCCGCCAAAGGCAGGGCAGGTCTTTCCGCCATTCAAATTGGAATACCCAAGCAGCTTGTAGTCATGGATTGTGGTACCGGTTTGATCGAGCTGATCAATCCGGTCATCGTCGAGCGCAGAGGGGAAGAGATGGGTACGGAAGGATGTCTGTCCATACCTGGGGTGGTCGGCCTGGTAAAACGGGCGACGTATGTAAAAGTACGGACGCTTGATCGTACGGGAAACGAGCAGATACTGGAAGCGGAAGGCTTTTTGGCCCGCTGCATGCAGCATGAAATTGATCATTTGCACGGCATACTCTACATTGACTACGTGGAAGAATTGTATCATGATCGCAACGGCAAAAAACTTAGAGCTGCTGATGCGAATCCGATTCTTGCCCATCGGATCCCTGTGAGGAGATAATCCGTTCAGCAGAAAATGACATAGATAAACAGCAACTGGAGGGGAACAGACTGTGAAAAGATGGGATCTCGTGATTTCTGGATTCGGAACAGTGGGGAAACAGGTCGCCCGATTACTGACAGAACGAAAGGAAAGGTACCGCCAGCGATACGATGCAGACGTGAGACTTGTGGCGGTTATGCGCTCAAAAGCCGGATGTTACGATCCAGAGGGCGTATCATCCGAGCTGCTCCAAGCTTTTTCGGAAGAGAATTGCATGGGGGACATGACATTCACGGGAATTGATTTTCTGAAGGGCAGCACTTATGACGTACTGATCGAAACAGGTCCGTCTGATCTGGAAACAGGTGGCGCTGCTCTCTCTTATATGAAGACGGCTTTGGCCGCCAAAAGACATGTGATTGCGGTTTCCAAAGGGGCGTTGGTAGTAGATTATTCCACTTTGTCAGCACTTGCTCGCGAACACGGAGTCTTTTTGAAAGTAAGCGGAGCGACAGCCGCGGCACTTCCAACCGTAGACTTGCTTCAATACAATTTGGCAGGCTCTGACGTCACTTACATGGAGGGGATTTTTACAGGGACCGCCAATTATGTGCTGGGAGCAATGATGGAGGAAGGCAACACGATGGAAACAGCAATTGCCCGTGCACAGCAGATGGGGATTGCCGAACCCGATCCCCGGTTTGATTTGGAAGGGTGGGACACGGCGAGCAAGCTAACGATCATCGCCAATGCGGCCTTTGAAGCCAAGCTTGGCCTTTCGGATGTAAAACGTGAAGGGATCATGACCATCACTCAGGAGCAAATCGCGAAGTGGAAAGCCGAATCCCTCGTTCCCAAGCTGGTGGGCAGCTTGCGAAAGGAGGGTGAAGTGCTTAAAGCGGCGGTTGAACTTCGGCTGCTGGAGTCAGACCATCCTTTTGCACGGGTCTTGGGTACAACCAAAGCCGTTCGTGTGGAAACGGATACGATGGGGGAGTTGTTGGTCGTCGGAGGCAAATCAGACCCAGTGGCTGCAGCATCTGCCGCTCTAAAGGATTTTGAGCATGTGTTGCAACAAACCAGGTAACTCAATCATGATGAAGGGGCGTATACCTTCGGGTGTCGAGTGAATACTATTCATAGGTCGTACTCGTGAGGAGGCTACCCATGGAAAAGCAACAAAACAATGACAAGGATGTCAATGTCGAAATGCAGCAAGTGGGAGCATACCCGACCAAACAAAAGATGCACGAGAAGAAGGTACCTCTTCTGGAAGAAGAACAGGCATGCGATACCTGTTCTTATGAGAGCTGACGAGGTTCTCAGACATCGCAGACTGAAGGAAGCCGGAATCAAGTTGTTTTCCGGCTTTTTCAGCGTTCAACAGGACTTCCCAAAAAAGGATGGTCACTTCCCATGCATATGGATATACATTACTGGATCCAACATTATGGATATATCGGGATTGCGTTCATTTTGCTGTTAGAAATGATCGGTATCCCTTTTCCGGGGGAAACCATTCTGATCGTCTCAGGCATCGCTTGGGTGACAGGCGAGCTTTCTTTGCTTCCTCTGCTTCTCTTTGCCACGCTTGGCAATATCGCTGGTTGCTCGCTTGCCTATCTACTGGGACGCGTGTTTGGACGAAAATTACTGCTCGACTACGGAAGGTTTGTGCGATTAACGCCTGAAAAACTGGAGAAGGCAGAGCATAAATTTCAGAAATATCAAATCGCAATTGTTCTGTTTGCCAAATTTCTCGCAGGAATTCGTGTCCTCGCCTCTTATTTGGCTGGAGTAAACCGTATGTCTTTTTTGACCTTCTCCCTCTATAACACAGCGGGTTCGATTCTCTGGGTCACTGTTTTTGTTGTATTTGGAAAATATATAGAGTTTGCATGGATGAAATACCATTCGCTGTTACATCAGTTTTTCCGAGGATAAACGTTTTCTCAGAAGAAACAAACCTTCCGAAAGGATGATGAAGCGGTTGAAGGAGTTAAAGGAACGGGGCAGGGGTTGATAAGAAAAAAGGAAAAACCGAGTCACTCCCAAGAGCAACTCGGTTTTTTTACTTCGATTCATTGATCATCCAGTGAATTCTTGTACCCAGTATCCATTTTGATATCCTACACCGATTTTCGTGAAATTCGGATTCAAAATGTTTTTGCGGTGACCGTCACTGTTCATCCATTGCTGCATGACTTCTTCCGGGCTGCGTTGGCCCATCGCGATGTTTTCACCTGCAGCCATGAAGTTCACACCAAATTTGCTCATCATGTCGAATGGAGAACCATAGGTCGGGCTGTTGTGGTCAAAATAG
This window harbors:
- a CDS encoding DedA family protein, with translation MHMDIHYWIQHYGYIGIAFILLLEMIGIPFPGETILIVSGIAWVTGELSLLPLLLFATLGNIAGCSLAYLLGRVFGRKLLLDYGRFVRLTPEKLEKAEHKFQKYQIAIVLFAKFLAGIRVLASYLAGVNRMSFLTFSLYNTAGSILWVTVFVVFGKYIEFAWMKYHSLLHQFFRG
- a CDS encoding acyltransferase produces the protein MAQKERIAELDYLRSFAFLAVVYQHVIGIYIRKPGVSEETSFLFGMLFHLMKFAVPAFVFVTGLVLFYNYYERLAYPRFIQKRFTEIIIPYLIWSLVYMVWHHDLTGWNLHTFMLVLKKWLTGTSSYHLWFVVMIFQFYLLYPVYRQLFRWAIQFFRGKVGRWGIIGAAALAYTALMWFSARYLPANAFRFEISWLDAYLIKFRDRNFLYYSFYFLMGGLAAFALPKFRVLLQRSWLSLFTAFGIMYGYIGYELVKYSGGLPVNLNVATTLKPSMFFYTVIQLLILYLLVLWVNTSKAHWKKALSLLGHYSYGAYLIHALVLTYVMKLLNKWEWTSNGLGGSLLAFVLCSLLSFLGSYLLAKLPFGSWLVGAAEKKTKSSPVRSPREKERQAI
- a CDS encoding DMT family transporter, translated to MISAYLQLALSMAFVGINISIGKEIVEHVPVFLFSEFRFILASLILLPLLAMRGEWKSSWEKSEGKTLFWQSFFGVFLFSICMLYGVQWTTATSAGIITSTVPACIALFSYLLLREKIRSHQWVSILLSVVGISMITFVGGGANLEMAAMFGNLLVFLAVISEALFTIFAKRLSGRITPFQMTAAINTISLVLFLPFAIADFVKTDLSAVPLKIWLLMIYYAVTASVLSFVLWYRGVAKVAASTAGLFTGFMPISAALVSILFLGEHFTWAHGVGMLFVLAAIVAGTRSRMAQPVIDHAENG
- a CDS encoding homoserine dehydrogenase, with amino-acid sequence MKRWDLVISGFGTVGKQVARLLTERKERYRQRYDADVRLVAVMRSKAGCYDPEGVSSELLQAFSEENCMGDMTFTGIDFLKGSTYDVLIETGPSDLETGGAALSYMKTALAAKRHVIAVSKGALVVDYSTLSALAREHGVFLKVSGATAAALPTVDLLQYNLAGSDVTYMEGIFTGTANYVLGAMMEEGNTMETAIARAQQMGIAEPDPRFDLEGWDTASKLTIIANAAFEAKLGLSDVKREGIMTITQEQIAKWKAESLVPKLVGSLRKEGEVLKAAVELRLLESDHPFARVLGTTKAVRVETDTMGELLVVGGKSDPVAAASAALKDFEHVLQQTR
- the def gene encoding peptide deformylase → MAERIIVQLGDPILREKSKPIKTITQNVYKVLNDMAETIYAAKGRAGLSAIQIGIPKQLVVMDCGTGLIELINPVIVERRGEEMGTEGCLSIPGVVGLVKRATYVKVRTLDRTGNEQILEAEGFLARCMQHEIDHLHGILYIDYVEELYHDRNGKKLRAADANPILAHRIPVRR
- a CDS encoding aminotransferase class I/II-fold pyridoxal phosphate-dependent enzyme, giving the protein MHPLASQLNETIQRENPHFYDMISDLGKLMYFPKEGILSQSAEAKAKANKFNATIGIAMENGQPMHLKVIQDNLSAYAPKDLYEYAPPAGKPELRAAWRKKMLEEHPSLEDKSFSNPIVTNALTHGLSIVSDLFAEPGDAVIIPDKNWENYELTFSVRRGAEMVYYPLYNENMKFNADGLREAILAQKEKGKAIVVLNFPNNPTGYTPGAEEAQRIIEALTAGAEAGINIVAVTDDAYFSLFFEDSLKESLFGALCNLHPRILPVKVDGATKEEYVWGFRVGFITYGGSSDALLSALEQKTLGIIRSTISSGPHPSQTFILEALKSPTFHQEKQEKFEIMKRRANRVKDLLDSGKFDEVWGYYPFNSGYFMCLKLKHVDAEALRLHLLEKYGVGTIALGKTDLRIAFSCIEEENIEELFSLIYQGALDLQA